The proteins below are encoded in one region of Desulfobacterales bacterium:
- a CDS encoding glycosyltransferase family 4 protein — translation MIKKHLKTGTSSSVKPMRLLCIVNCNDRVETELFIGLWQKGVAIDVICNPHGPNFKRLEASGVPVLPRGFTGRIDPAGIRFIRDQLSAKPYDAIYAFNNKTLSNALFATRRIPVKIVCYRGTVGNISYLSPGCWITFLHPRIDRIICVSEAVRQYFLEKKCLWWGFQPEQLMTIHKGHNPEWYEQPPHDLSEFGIPPHAFVVGCIGRSRPHKGLKYLIEAARWLPREAPIHFLLVGDLEADKKLHRQIAASPFKDRIHLTGYRWDARAITAACHVYVMPATAREGLSRATIEAMSRGVPAIVTNAGGNSEIVEDGISGRVVPARDGRAIGRAIEMFYRDPEKRSAMGQGARQRIINDFNIRHTIEKTYQMLDALVKDTSDH, via the coding sequence ATGATTAAAAAACACTTGAAAACCGGGACCAGCTCATCAGTGAAACCAATGCGCCTGCTCTGCATCGTCAATTGCAATGATCGGGTTGAAACCGAGCTGTTCATCGGGCTCTGGCAAAAAGGGGTGGCCATTGACGTCATCTGCAATCCCCATGGCCCGAATTTCAAACGGCTTGAGGCCTCCGGCGTGCCGGTTTTGCCGCGGGGGTTTACCGGCCGGATCGACCCGGCGGGCATCCGGTTTATCCGGGATCAGCTGTCGGCCAAGCCCTATGACGCCATCTATGCGTTTAACAACAAAACCCTGTCCAATGCCCTGTTTGCCACACGCCGGATTCCGGTAAAAATCGTCTGCTACCGCGGCACCGTCGGCAACATCAGCTACTTGTCCCCCGGCTGCTGGATCACCTTCCTCCATCCCCGGATCGACCGGATCATCTGCGTCTCCGAAGCGGTCAGGCAATACTTTCTTGAAAAAAAATGCCTGTGGTGGGGCTTCCAGCCCGAACAGCTGATGACTATCCACAAGGGACACAACCCGGAGTGGTATGAACAGCCGCCCCATGACTTAAGTGAATTCGGGATTCCGCCGCATGCCTTTGTGGTGGGCTGTATCGGCCGGAGCCGGCCGCATAAAGGCCTTAAATACTTGATTGAGGCCGCCCGCTGGCTGCCCAGGGAGGCGCCTATCCACTTTTTATTGGTGGGCGATCTGGAAGCGGATAAGAAACTGCACCGCCAAATTGCGGCCAGCCCGTTCAAAGACCGAATCCATTTGACCGGATACCGTTGGGATGCCAGGGCGATTACCGCGGCCTGCCATGTTTACGTGATGCCGGCCACCGCCCGGGAAGGGCTTTCCCGGGCAACGATCGAGGCCATGTCACGGGGCGTGCCGGCCATTGTGACCAACGCCGGCGGAAATTCCGAAATTGTAGAGGACGGCATAAGCGGGCGGGTGGTCCCGGCCCGGGACGGCCGGGCCATTGGCCGGGCGATTGAGATGTTCTACCGGGACCCGGAAAAACGCTCAGCCATGGGGCAAGGCGCAAGGCAACGGATCATCAATGATTTCAACATCCGGCATACCATTGAAAAGACGTATCAGATGCTGGATGCGCTGGTGAAAGACACATCAGATCATTAA
- a CDS encoding glycosyltransferase family 4 protein, which yields MRITHINLARGFRGGERQTALLIQYLSKQSIPQYLVCRTDSPLRQYLMDTPGLSFIPANHYVHGHFKHRQAADLCHAHEAKGAYWAYIRRIFKKTPYVITRRVLNPLSRNPLTRSVYRQAHAVVALSSAVKAQIEAYDPVLDQIRIIPSAKSDLPFDPGNVAELKKQYQGKFVIGHIGALVNKDKGQRYVIEAARDLMNKIPELYFIFLGEGKDKPIFQAAAEGLSNIEFAGFKGNVGDYLAVMNILMLPSLKEGLGSIILDAMDYRVPVIASTVGGIPDMITHGENGWLVPPANSRAIAEAIEILYADMEKRRAMAEAGFQTARRYSADHIGASYLNLYKEITG from the coding sequence GTGCGGATCACCCATATCAATCTGGCCAGAGGGTTTCGGGGCGGCGAGCGGCAGACCGCACTCTTGATCCAGTACCTGTCCAAACAATCCATTCCCCAATACCTGGTCTGCCGAACCGACTCGCCGCTCAGACAATATCTGATGGACACCCCGGGCCTGTCATTTATTCCCGCCAATCACTATGTGCACGGCCATTTCAAGCATCGGCAAGCCGCTGATCTCTGTCATGCCCACGAGGCCAAGGGCGCCTACTGGGCCTATATCCGGCGTATTTTCAAAAAAACGCCCTATGTGATCACCCGCCGGGTCTTAAACCCCTTGTCCCGGAACCCGTTGACACGATCGGTATACCGGCAGGCGCATGCGGTGGTGGCGCTTTCATCTGCGGTGAAAGCACAGATTGAGGCCTATGATCCGGTTCTAGATCAAATCAGGATTATTCCGAGTGCCAAATCGGATCTGCCGTTTGATCCTGGAAATGTCGCTGAATTAAAAAAACAATATCAAGGTAAATTCGTCATTGGCCACATCGGCGCCCTGGTGAACAAGGACAAGGGGCAGCGCTATGTGATTGAGGCGGCCCGGGATTTAATGAATAAAATTCCGGAGCTTTATTTTATTTTCCTGGGCGAGGGAAAAGATAAACCGATTTTCCAGGCGGCGGCTGAGGGACTTAGCAACATTGAATTTGCCGGTTTTAAGGGCAATGTGGGCGACTACCTGGCCGTAATGAACATACTGATGCTGCCGTCATTAAAAGAGGGGCTGGGCTCGATCATCCTGGATGCCATGGACTACCGTGTGCCGGTGATTGCCAGCACGGTGGGCGGCATTCCGGATATGATAACCCATGGCGAAAACGGATGGCTGGTGCCGCCGGCAAACAGCCGGGCCATTGCCGAGGCCATTGAGATTCTGTATGCAGACATGGAAAAACGCCGCGCCATGGCGGAGGCCGGGTTTCAAACCGCCCGCCGGTATTCGGCGGATCATATCGGAGCATCCTACCTGAATCTTTACAAGGAAATCACGGGTTGA
- the waaF gene encoding lipopolysaccharide heptosyltransferase II yields the protein MKILVVAPSWVGDMTMAQSLFKKCRSDWPGAVIDVVAPEWSLPLLYRMAEIRNAVALPVGHGQLRFFKRLAVGRALQAEGYDWAIITPRTWKSALVPFFAGIPKRTGYTGEWRFGLLNDRRRLDRAKLDKTILRLLALAQERHAPLPPAVEFYPALTVDRENQRQLKKDLNLAAVRPVVCFCPGAEYGPAKQWPIPFFQRLAEMLIDAGYQVWTLGSGKEVSLGKAIHPGKNPWYHNLCGKTRLEDTIDLMGCADHVVSNDSGLMHVAAAINLPLQVIYGSSSPSYTPPLSTKARIHCLGIECSPCFKRKCPYGHYNCLYGIFPEQVYQSIVADQHINP from the coding sequence ATGAAGATATTGGTGGTTGCGCCGTCCTGGGTCGGGGACATGACCATGGCGCAGAGTCTGTTTAAAAAATGCCGATCGGATTGGCCCGGCGCCGTTATCGATGTGGTCGCGCCGGAGTGGTCTCTGCCGCTGCTGTACCGGATGGCCGAGATCCGAAACGCCGTTGCCCTGCCGGTCGGGCACGGCCAATTGCGCTTCTTCAAGCGCCTGGCCGTCGGCCGCGCCCTCCAGGCGGAAGGCTATGATTGGGCCATTATCACGCCGCGCACTTGGAAATCCGCCTTGGTTCCCTTTTTTGCCGGGATTCCGAAGCGTACCGGGTACACAGGGGAGTGGCGATTTGGCTTGCTTAACGACCGGCGCCGCCTGGACAGGGCGAAACTGGATAAGACGATTTTGCGGCTGCTGGCTTTAGCCCAGGAGAGACACGCCCCTTTGCCCCCGGCAGTCGAGTTTTATCCGGCATTGACCGTGGACAGGGAAAATCAGCGGCAACTGAAAAAGGATCTCAACTTGGCCGCCGTTCGACCTGTGGTGTGTTTTTGCCCCGGAGCGGAATATGGGCCGGCCAAGCAATGGCCGATACCGTTTTTTCAGCGGCTGGCGGAGATGCTAATCGATGCCGGCTACCAGGTGTGGACCCTTGGCTCGGGAAAAGAAGTGTCGCTGGGCAAAGCCATCCATCCCGGCAAAAATCCGTGGTATCATAACCTCTGCGGGAAAACCCGCCTGGAGGATACCATCGATTTGATGGGCTGCGCTGACCATGTTGTTTCCAATGATTCCGGCCTGATGCACGTGGCGGCGGCGATAAACCTCCCGCTGCAGGTGATCTATGGTTCCAGCAGTCCGTCATATACGCCGCCGCTTTCCACCAAAGCCCGCATTCATTGCCTGGGGATTGAATGCTCGCCGTGCTTTAAAAGAAAATGCCCCTATGGGCATTACAACTGTTTATACGGGATTTTTCCGGAACAGGTGTACCAATCCATTGTGGCGGATCAACACATCAACCCGTGA
- a CDS encoding DUF6165 family protein produces MKVDVSIGELVDKVTILAIKSERISDPEKLKNIRREFEILHSEMHSAGIDVQSPEYGRLYEINTRLWEIEDAIRDKEAAASFDREFIALARSVYFNNDERAAVKREINLKFGSDLVEEKQYTSY; encoded by the coding sequence ATGAAAGTCGATGTCTCCATCGGCGAACTGGTCGACAAGGTGACCATTCTTGCCATTAAATCCGAACGGATTTCGGATCCGGAAAAGCTCAAAAACATCCGCAGGGAATTCGAAATATTGCATTCAGAAATGCATTCGGCGGGAATCGATGTACAAAGCCCGGAATACGGAAGGCTTTACGAAATCAATACCCGGCTTTGGGAAATCGAGGACGCAATCCGCGATAAAGAAGCGGCGGCAAGTTTTGACAGGGAATTCATCGCACTTGCCCGAAGCGTGTATTTTAACAACGATGAGCGGGCCGCGGTAAAACGGGAAATCAACTTGAAATTCGGCTCGGATCTGGTGGAAGAAAAACAGTACACTTCATATTGA
- a CDS encoding 3-deoxy-D-manno-octulosonic acid transferase translates to MNLFYTGYTVLASFVFFLALPFALIYARITGKYSDHLEERLGRIPGRCLEKLQGHPRIWIHAVSLGEVRVADAVIAALKKRMPECSVLLSTTTKHGRELAETLDPENIPVVYAPLDLIFCLRPALSRIRPRAVIFIETEIWPAWVFEARRAGARVAMLNGRISPRSFPSYRRMRPLLKQVLACFDIFSMIQPADRERIIALGAHPKKAVASGNAKYEKIAAALDPDAEARMRQILDLPENAQVLVAGSTREGEEEIILDAYEKILKIFPEAILVIAPRHIERAGAIATLINRKGHSCEFRTRIGDKENLRRAKIVIVDTFGELFDTYSTATVVFCGASLVPLGGQNPFEPAAWGKPVLYGPSMEDFTDAVEMLEAEGGGAAVSDSEAMAATITQLLKDPKQLQSMGENARKAVFKHRGAADIHASYIEKLLTGKQGEVENAD, encoded by the coding sequence ATGAATCTTTTTTATACCGGATACACAGTACTTGCCAGCTTCGTATTTTTCCTCGCCCTGCCCTTTGCTCTGATATATGCCAGGATCACCGGCAAATACAGCGACCACCTGGAAGAACGCCTGGGGCGGATTCCCGGGAGATGTCTTGAAAAACTTCAGGGACATCCGCGGATATGGATTCATGCCGTATCTCTGGGCGAGGTCAGGGTGGCCGATGCTGTAATTGCTGCCCTGAAAAAAAGGATGCCGGAATGCTCCGTGCTGCTTTCCACCACGACCAAACACGGCAGAGAACTTGCCGAAACCCTTGATCCGGAAAATATACCCGTTGTTTACGCGCCGCTGGATCTCATCTTTTGTCTCCGCCCGGCCTTGTCAAGGATCCGGCCCCGGGCCGTGATATTTATCGAAACCGAGATCTGGCCGGCATGGGTTTTCGAGGCCCGGCGGGCAGGGGCTCGCGTAGCAATGCTAAACGGCAGGATTTCCCCCAGATCTTTTCCATCCTATCGCCGCATGCGTCCCCTTTTAAAACAGGTTTTGGCATGTTTTGACATTTTCAGCATGATACAGCCCGCAGACAGGGAACGGATAATTGCCCTGGGCGCACATCCTAAAAAGGCGGTGGCAAGCGGCAATGCCAAATACGAAAAAATTGCCGCGGCCCTTGACCCGGATGCAGAAGCAAGAATGCGGCAGATCCTGGATCTGCCGGAAAACGCTCAGGTGCTTGTGGCCGGCAGCACCCGGGAAGGCGAAGAGGAAATCATCCTTGATGCCTATGAGAAGATATTGAAAATCTTTCCTGAAGCCATCCTTGTCATCGCGCCCAGGCATATTGAAAGAGCCGGGGCCATAGCAACCCTTATAAACCGAAAAGGGCATTCCTGCGAGTTTCGGACGCGCATCGGAGACAAGGAAAATCTTCGCAGGGCAAAAATCGTGATTGTCGACACCTTTGGAGAACTGTTTGACACCTACAGCACCGCCACGGTGGTTTTCTGCGGTGCAAGCCTTGTGCCGCTCGGGGGGCAGAACCCCTTCGAGCCAGCAGCCTGGGGAAAGCCCGTGCTTTACGGTCCTTCAATGGAAGATTTCACAGATGCAGTGGAAATGCTTGAGGCAGAAGGCGGCGGGGCAGCTGTGTCCGATTCAGAGGCGATGGCAGCAACGATAACACAACTGTTAAAAGATCCGAAACAACTGCAGTCCATGGGGGAGAATGCCAGAAAAGCCGTTTTCAAACACCGGGGCGCTGCTGATATCCATGCATCATATATTGAAAAATTATTAACAGGCAAACAGGGGGAAGTCGAAAATGCAGATTGA
- a CDS encoding glycosyltransferase family 9 protein — protein sequence MPYIEAKRICLIRTSAIGDTVHALAMMNALRHGYPDAHITWVLQTIPYEMVKEQPGIDRFITFDRKGNMGQWRALIQQLRREKFDLVIAPQASAKVSLLTFLCRAEIKLGFDWHRSRELLYLVTNRHILARPMQHVQDQFFEFIEYLSIKDYPLKWNFRFTEAERAWQNQFFADTQRPVIGFVIASAHPEKDWPPAFYAKVMDELDQRLDLKPMIIGGPSEKERRIADEILSLCQCRPIVALEKPIRHTMLQLDGCRMVISPDTGPLHIAVALDTPTIGLYGHSNPKRCGPYKFRDLLIDQYNEDEAYDAPITRRTKPGRMHTIYPEAVIEKIEYGLKAYPADPLHGENRL from the coding sequence ATGCCTTATATTGAAGCCAAACGCATCTGCCTGATCCGGACATCCGCCATCGGGGATACCGTGCATGCCCTGGCCATGATGAACGCCCTGCGGCACGGCTATCCGGATGCCCATATCACATGGGTGCTGCAGACAATCCCCTATGAAATGGTTAAGGAACAGCCGGGGATTGACCGGTTTATCACCTTTGACCGCAAGGGGAACATGGGGCAATGGCGCGCGCTTATCCAGCAGCTGAGGCGGGAAAAATTTGACCTGGTGATCGCCCCGCAGGCAAGCGCCAAGGTGAGCCTCCTGACCTTTTTATGCCGGGCAGAAATCAAACTCGGCTTTGACTGGCACCGCTCCCGGGAGCTTCTCTATCTTGTTACCAACCGGCACATCCTGGCGCGCCCCATGCAGCATGTGCAGGATCAATTTTTTGAATTTATCGAATACCTGAGCATAAAAGATTATCCGCTTAAATGGAATTTCCGCTTTACCGAGGCGGAGCGCGCCTGGCAGAACCAGTTTTTTGCCGACACCCAAAGACCGGTTATCGGCTTTGTGATTGCCTCGGCCCACCCGGAGAAGGACTGGCCGCCGGCGTTTTACGCCAAGGTGATGGATGAACTGGATCAGCGCCTGGATCTAAAGCCCATGATAATCGGCGGCCCCAGTGAAAAAGAGAGGCGGATTGCCGACGAAATTCTATCTTTGTGCCAATGCCGGCCCATTGTCGCACTTGAAAAACCCATCCGGCATACCATGCTCCAGCTGGACGGCTGCCGAATGGTCATATCCCCGGATACCGGCCCTTTGCATATTGCCGTGGCCCTTGATACGCCAACCATTGGCCTTTACGGCCATTCCAACCCAAAACGGTGCGGTCCCTATAAATTCCGGGATCTCTTGATTGACCAATACAATGAAGACGAGGCTTACGACGCCCCGATTACCCGGCGGACCAAACCCGGCCGGATGCATACCATTTACCCGGAAGCGGTGATTGAAAAAATCGAATACGGCCTTAAGGCTTATCCCGCTGATCCGCTGCATGGTGAAAACCGGTTATGA
- a CDS encoding lipopolysaccharide kinase InaA family protein — translation MTVFQKHRAYRFGSAEGLTEAQMERLISCFSMDRQPAQGTLGGRTRILSEELPGIGRVVIKPYHRGGILRHFNRRTYINTGMPRSQAEFMRLDYVRQIGVNAPEPVAFATRGRLFYHAWLVTKELPAARSLADAALNPANLPGDAVSRTAAHINRLIRHRILHVDLHPGNVLLDAENRVYIIDFDKARITRQSTEQLALRYCRRWQRAVAKYGLPEELNESFQRGVGCRV, via the coding sequence ATGACAGTATTTCAGAAACACCGGGCATACCGGTTCGGCTCTGCGGAAGGCTTGACCGAAGCCCAGATGGAGAGGCTGATAAGTTGTTTCAGCATGGATCGGCAGCCCGCCCAAGGGACCCTGGGCGGCCGCACCCGTATTCTTTCAGAAGAACTGCCGGGTATCGGCCGGGTGGTGATTAAGCCGTATCACCGGGGCGGAATACTCCGGCATTTCAACCGGCGGACCTATATAAACACGGGCATGCCGCGCAGCCAGGCGGAATTTATGCGGCTTGATTACGTGCGGCAAATCGGGGTCAACGCCCCGGAACCGGTCGCCTTTGCCACCAGGGGAAGGCTTTTCTACCATGCCTGGCTTGTTACCAAAGAACTGCCGGCCGCCCGCAGCCTTGCCGATGCCGCCCTAAACCCGGCAAATCTGCCCGGCGATGCCGTTTCCCGGACCGCGGCGCATATCAACCGCCTGATCCGCCACCGCATCCTTCACGTGGATCTGCATCCCGGAAATGTCCTGCTGGATGCCGAAAACCGGGTTTACATTATTGATTTTGACAAAGCCCGGATCACCAGGCAATCGACTGAACAACTGGCACTACGTTATTGCCGAAGGTGGCAGCGGGCGGTGGCCAAGTACGGGCTGCCCGAAGAATTGAATGAATCGTTTCAGAGAGGGGTAGGGTGTAGGGTGTAG
- a CDS encoding PxxKW family cysteine-rich protein, which produces MKCTTVRKGEECPFMTANGCSFNGGSCYEILESCSGCSRSKAYEGGWFCTVAPDPTIKWKNGNCNLATHVAMESSEKAQKINPIKASKRMKK; this is translated from the coding sequence ATGAAATGCACAACAGTAAGAAAAGGTGAAGAATGTCCATTCATGACAGCCAACGGCTGCTCATTCAACGGCGGTTCCTGCTATGAAATCCTTGAGTCCTGCAGCGGATGCAGCCGCAGCAAGGCGTATGAAGGCGGCTGGTTCTGCACCGTGGCGCCGGACCCAACCATCAAGTGGAAAAACGGCAACTGCAATCTGGCCACCCACGTGGCAATGGAAAGCTCGGAAAAAGCCCAGAAAATCAATCCGATCAAAGCCTCAAAACGGATGAAAAAGTAA
- a CDS encoding KpsF/GutQ family sugar-phosphate isomerase: MILQQAKNVLKLEADGILKLAERIDENFTRLVDMIYQSRGRVLIAGIGKSGIIGRKIVATLNSTGTRAIFLHPVEAMHGDLGMVSGDDIFIALSNSGETDELNILLPSIKSAGCPIVAFTGNPHSTLAQESDLVIDVGVEAEACPLNMAPTVSTTAQLAMGDALAVVLIDKRKFTAQDFHKFHPGGSLGKRLSFNAQEVMLTGDAVPRVYEGTDIHEALTVLDHKRLGLVIILNDQDELSGIITDGDVRRMVVNRTEIPNHPVEDLMIKDPKRVTQTTPLYDALYIMEAHQITVLPVVDRDNRVAGILHLHDILGKGAIKFNGGA; encoded by the coding sequence ATGATTCTGCAGCAGGCCAAAAACGTTCTAAAATTAGAGGCTGACGGCATTCTCAAGCTGGCCGAGCGCATTGATGAAAACTTTACCCGGCTCGTGGACATGATTTATCAATCCCGCGGCCGGGTGCTTATCGCGGGCATCGGCAAATCCGGAATCATCGGCAGAAAAATCGTGGCCACCTTAAACAGCACCGGCACCCGGGCCATTTTTCTGCATCCGGTGGAAGCCATGCACGGGGATTTAGGCATGGTATCCGGCGATGACATCTTCATTGCCCTGTCCAACAGCGGGGAGACCGACGAGTTAAACATCCTGCTGCCCAGCATAAAAAGCGCGGGCTGCCCGATTGTCGCGTTTACCGGAAATCCCCATTCCACCCTGGCCCAGGAAAGTGACCTGGTGATCGATGTGGGCGTGGAGGCCGAGGCCTGTCCCCTTAACATGGCGCCGACCGTCAGCACCACCGCCCAGCTCGCCATGGGCGATGCCCTGGCCGTGGTGCTGATCGACAAGCGAAAATTTACCGCCCAGGATTTTCACAAATTCCACCCCGGCGGTTCGCTGGGCAAACGGCTTTCCTTTAATGCCCAGGAAGTCATGCTGACAGGCGATGCGGTTCCCCGGGTATATGAAGGCACGGATATCCATGAGGCGCTCACGGTGCTGGATCACAAGCGCCTGGGGTTGGTGATTATTTTAAACGATCAGGATGAGTTAAGCGGCATCATCACGGACGGCGATGTCCGCCGCATGGTGGTCAATCGGACGGAAATCCCCAATCATCCGGTGGAGGATTTGATGATTAAAGACCCCAAGCGGGTAACCCAGACCACGCCGCTCTATGATGCCCTCTATATCATGGAAGCCCACCAAATTACGGTTCTGCCGGTTGTTGACAGGGACAACCGGGTGGCCGGCATCCTCCATCTGCACGATATCCTGGGCAAAGGCGCCATTAAATTCAACGGCGGGGCATAG
- a CDS encoding ATP-dependent 6-phosphofructokinase, translating into MSKFSDANTEIQSLGEAKINSPILSEMDGTSPKIFKDDNDRILLDVNAADINKMIQEGHAPPSFELAGPRKKIFFDPSKLKCALVTCGGLCPGLNNVIRAVVLELHYRYHVRHIYGIRYGLQGFIPDYMHDLVELNPDKVVHIHEMGGSILGSSRGPQDIEAVVDCLERLNIGILFMIGGDGTLKAATRIVEEIDRRGAKIGVVGIPKTIDNDIHMVSKSFGFDTAVDIATEAIKGAHKEAEGYPNGIGLIKLMGRHSGFIAATAALAQQDVNFALIPEIKFELEGEKGLLTKLEKRLKARKHGVILVAEGAGQNFFEQAEKKYDPSGNVKLYDIGVYLKERIQAYFKDRNMEISLKYIDPSYMVRSLPANANDHVYCSFLGRDAVHAGMAGKTNMIIGFWNNFFVNVPMPLTAGERKNVDPHGKIWQTVLESTGQGALVND; encoded by the coding sequence ATGTCTAAATTCAGCGATGCCAATACAGAAATTCAAAGCCTGGGCGAAGCCAAGATAAACTCGCCGATTCTAAGCGAGATGGACGGCACGAGTCCCAAGATCTTTAAAGACGACAATGACCGCATCCTCCTTGATGTCAATGCCGCGGACATCAACAAAATGATCCAGGAAGGCCATGCCCCGCCCTCTTTTGAACTGGCCGGCCCGCGGAAAAAAATCTTTTTTGATCCGAGCAAGCTCAAATGCGCGCTGGTTACCTGCGGAGGCTTATGCCCGGGGCTTAACAACGTGATCCGCGCGGTGGTGCTTGAGCTCCATTACCGCTATCACGTCCGCCATATCTACGGCATCAGATACGGCCTCCAGGGTTTTATCCCGGACTATATGCACGATCTCGTGGAACTGAATCCGGATAAGGTGGTCCACATCCATGAAATGGGCGGCTCGATTCTTGGCTCATCCCGGGGGCCGCAGGATATCGAGGCGGTCGTGGACTGCCTGGAACGCCTAAACATCGGCATTCTCTTTATGATCGGCGGAGACGGGACCCTGAAGGCGGCCACCCGCATTGTCGAGGAAATTGATCGCCGGGGGGCAAAAATCGGGGTGGTCGGCATCCCCAAAACCATTGATAACGACATTCACATGGTTTCAAAGTCTTTCGGATTTGATACGGCCGTGGATATCGCCACGGAAGCCATCAAGGGCGCCCATAAAGAGGCCGAGGGCTATCCCAACGGCATCGGATTGATCAAGCTGATGGGCCGGCACTCCGGCTTTATTGCGGCCACCGCCGCGCTTGCCCAGCAGGATGTCAATTTTGCCCTGATCCCGGAGATTAAATTTGAGCTTGAGGGGGAAAAGGGGCTCTTGACCAAGCTTGAAAAGCGTCTTAAAGCAAGGAAGCATGGGGTTATCCTGGTGGCTGAAGGCGCCGGGCAGAACTTCTTTGAGCAGGCTGAAAAAAAGTACGACCCCTCGGGAAACGTCAAGCTCTATGACATCGGGGTCTACCTAAAGGAGCGGATTCAGGCGTATTTTAAAGACCGGAACATGGAGATATCGCTTAAGTATATTGACCCGAGCTACATGGTCCGCAGCCTGCCGGCCAATGCCAATGACCATGTGTATTGCAGCTTCCTGGGCCGGGATGCGGTGCATGCCGGCATGGCCGGAAAAACCAACATGATTATCGGGTTCTGGAACAATTTTTTCGTAAACGTGCCCATGCCGCTGACCGCCGGTGAGCGCAAAAACGTGGACCCGCACGGCAAAATCTGGCAGACCGTCCTGGAATCCACCGGACAGGGGGCGTTGGTGAATGATTAA